The Pseudoalteromonas rubra genome has a segment encoding these proteins:
- the glk gene encoding glucokinase has protein sequence MSQTTPHSSNDTGQAFEPIVVADIGGTNARFAVVTHYDSSTNQFVISHQSTYPSAEFPSFETAISRYLNELPIAKPTRACLAVAGPVKAQQVYLTNLGWQFNSQDIKQQFGFNELAVINDFAAFAYAAPYLDPKQNIEIKSGQAQAGANIAVMGPGTGFGAACLARDINGSAVMSCEAGHISLAAVTELDQQLLAALKQEIAHVSVEEVFSGRGLAHLYQAMAKVKGHTAERLSAAQISERASECEICDATLNHFCDWIGSVAGDLSLTFGALGGVFIGGGILPRMAERLKSSEFVERFVTKGPMSQYAGQIPVTLVVQENIPLIGAAACLHERAGTR, from the coding sequence ATGAGCCAGACAACACCTCATAGCTCGAATGACACAGGACAGGCCTTTGAGCCAATTGTCGTCGCGGATATTGGCGGTACCAATGCCCGCTTTGCCGTCGTAACCCATTACGATTCGAGCACCAATCAGTTTGTTATTAGCCATCAGTCTACATATCCCAGCGCCGAATTTCCCTCTTTTGAAACTGCCATTAGCCGTTACCTCAACGAACTCCCAATAGCCAAACCAACACGCGCGTGTTTAGCCGTTGCGGGTCCGGTTAAGGCCCAGCAGGTTTATCTGACGAATCTCGGTTGGCAGTTTAACAGTCAGGATATTAAACAGCAGTTCGGTTTTAATGAATTGGCCGTGATCAATGACTTTGCCGCGTTTGCTTACGCTGCGCCTTATTTGGACCCAAAACAAAATATAGAAATTAAATCGGGTCAGGCACAGGCTGGCGCCAATATCGCGGTTATGGGACCAGGCACAGGCTTTGGTGCCGCCTGTCTGGCCAGAGACATTAATGGTAGTGCTGTGATGAGTTGTGAGGCTGGTCACATCAGCCTTGCTGCAGTAACCGAATTAGACCAACAATTGTTGGCAGCTCTGAAACAGGAGATTGCACATGTCTCTGTTGAAGAGGTGTTTTCAGGGCGTGGATTGGCACACTTGTATCAAGCCATGGCCAAAGTGAAAGGCCATACAGCAGAAAGGTTGAGTGCTGCACAGATCAGCGAGCGCGCATCTGAGTGTGAGATCTGCGATGCGACGTTGAATCATTTTTGTGATTGGATTGGCAGCGTCGCTGGCGATCTGTCCTTAACGTTTGGTGCGCTTGGAGGCGTATTTATTGGTGGCGGGATATTGCCGCGAATGGCAGAGCGACTCAAATCAAGTGAGTTTGTTGAGCGTTTTGTAACTAAAGGGCCTATGAGTCAGTACGCAGGCCAGATCCCAGTCACCTTAGTTGTGCAGGAAAATATTCCTTTGATTGGTGCCGCAGCGTGTTTACATGAGCGTGCGGGCACCAGATAG
- a CDS encoding LacI family DNA-binding transcriptional regulator, with product MKPKGKATSFDIAHFAGVSQSTVSRALRNSPLVNEETRRRVWEVAKELNYKVDKNASNLRTQQSSTLALLLFEDPTGDESQINPFFLNMLGSITRACAKQGYDLLVSFQSTSQDWRADYEDSHRADGIILLGYGDYMDYQSRLQQLLTQDTKFVCWGATVDGREDLTVSCDNYGGGKLAAEHLLRQNRTQYAFVGDASEHSPEFFARFKGFRDTLIANDCILSERQIANAISTEESGYHATRSLLANNIQFDALFAASDLIAIGALKALKEAGKEVPDDVAVIGFDNIAAASFISPALTTVQQNTTLAGQMLVNNLLSLIKGETVTDTLLPPKLIVRRSA from the coding sequence ATGAAACCAAAAGGTAAAGCCACCTCTTTTGATATCGCCCATTTTGCGGGTGTTTCTCAGTCTACTGTCTCGCGTGCGCTGAGAAACAGCCCGCTGGTCAATGAAGAAACACGTCGCCGTGTCTGGGAAGTCGCAAAGGAGCTTAACTATAAAGTCGACAAAAATGCCAGTAACCTGCGCACTCAGCAAAGCAGCACACTGGCCCTGTTGCTGTTTGAAGACCCAACCGGGGACGAATCACAGATCAACCCGTTTTTTCTTAATATGCTGGGCAGCATTACCCGTGCCTGTGCAAAACAAGGCTATGATCTGCTGGTATCCTTTCAGTCCACCAGTCAGGATTGGCGGGCTGACTATGAAGATAGTCACCGTGCGGACGGTATCATTCTGCTTGGATATGGTGACTACATGGACTACCAGTCTCGCCTTCAGCAATTGCTCACTCAGGATACCAAATTTGTTTGCTGGGGAGCGACAGTCGATGGGCGTGAGGATTTGACGGTCAGCTGTGATAACTATGGTGGCGGTAAACTGGCAGCGGAACATCTGTTGCGGCAAAATCGCACTCAGTATGCTTTTGTCGGTGACGCATCCGAACACAGCCCTGAATTTTTCGCGCGCTTTAAAGGGTTCAGAGATACGCTGATAGCCAATGACTGCATATTATCAGAGCGCCAAATCGCCAATGCGATTTCAACAGAGGAGTCAGGTTATCATGCAACTCGCTCTTTATTGGCTAACAATATTCAATTTGACGCGTTATTTGCAGCCAGCGATCTCATAGCAATTGGGGCGCTCAAAGCACTCAAAGAGGCAGGCAAAGAAGTACCCGATGATGTTGCCGTTATTGGCTTCGATAATATCGCTGCCGCCAGCTTTATCTCACCGGCCCTGACAACCGTACAACAGAATACAACGCTGGCCGGTCAGATGCTGGTCAATAACCTGCTCTCTTTAATTAAAGGAGAAACCGTCACAGATACCCTGTTACCGCCAAAGCTGATTGTGCGGAGATCTGCTTAA